In Penaeus monodon isolate SGIC_2016 chromosome 7, NSTDA_Pmon_1, whole genome shotgun sequence, the following are encoded in one genomic region:
- the LOC119575667 gene encoding uncharacterized protein LOC119575667 produces the protein MRHLSENLPDIKSPFELPLIQNPIFTHSNIVLKPILLHHPPPSLNPSAASLQLMHIVMHRLLIMGNCDITRTTVSLAMKLQPNRRPAKHMTSHLPRTFDLQKFAANIIVLSVVCCASVSSGFEKLKDEPEVNAKFFVKSYSTRTWTFVSSFTSTVFYTCYTSEEADFVACQGRKLRRSRKLDIPLGEVDEELSSSLAEAEEKQDTAEKLFFTVWSTSSTTVTVTTFSTNRSVTVSVRILCTYPGVMFNVC, from the exons atgcgacacctctccgaaaatcTGCCAGATATAAAATCACCTTTCGAACTTCCTCTAATCCAAAATCCCATCtttacccattccaacatcgtcctaaagcCTATTCTTctacatcacccgcctccttccctcaacccttctgctgcaagcctacaactTATGCACATTGTAATGCACAGGCTCCTTATaatggg TAACTGCGATATTACTCGTACTACTGTATCACTAGCAATGAAGCTGCAGCCAAACCGAAGGCCAGCAAAACACATGACGAGCCATTTACCAAGAACCTTTGATCTTCAGAAGTTCGCGGCGAACATCATCGTCCTGAGTGTCGTGTGCTGTGCGTCGGTGTCGTCAGGCTTCGAGAAGCTCAAAGACGAGCCAg AAGTGAATGCAAAATTCTTCGTCAAGTCGTATTCTACGCGCACATGGACTTTTGTGTCATCATTTACGTCCACAGTATTTTACACCTGCTATA CTTCAGAAGAGGCCGATTTTGTGGCGTGCCAAGGGAGAAAACTCCGGCGGTCCAGGAAACTTGATATTCCACtcggggaggtggatgaggaactGTCTAGCAGTCTCGCAGAAGCAGAGGAGAAACAAGACACTGCAGAGAAACTCTTCTTCACTGTCTGGAGCACCAGCAGCACTACTGTCACCGTCACCACCTTCTCCACGAACAGATCTGTCACTGTTTCAGTCCGTATCTTGTGCACATATCCAGGAGTTATGTTTAACGTCTGCTAG